A window of Diospyros lotus cultivar Yz01 chromosome 14, ASM1463336v1, whole genome shotgun sequence contains these coding sequences:
- the LOC127789634 gene encoding uncharacterized protein LOC127789634, translating into MEFENRYRQAQRTKYDSLLFDLDDTLYPLSSGLAAKCGQNIRDYMVEKLGIDKSKITNLSNLLYKNYGTTMAGLKAIGYDFDYDEYHSFVHGRLPYENLRPDPVLRSLLLSLPIRKVIFTNGDRVHAAKVLSRLGLEDCFEGIISFETLNPIHKNTISDDEDDIEFLGSTLASTTPTSRTEIFDIIGHFSQPNPGSGLPKTPILCKPSEDAIERALRIANINPQRTLFFEDSVRNVQSGKRVGLHTVLVGTSQRTKGADYSLESIHNIREALPELWEGDKISEVSYSGKVPVETSVTA; encoded by the exons atggaattcgaGAACCGATACCGCCAAGCTCAGAGGACAAAATATGACTCTCTTCTATTTG ATTTAGATGATACCCTCTATCCCCTTAGTTCTGGTTTGGCAGCGAAGTGTGGTCAGAATATTCGAG ATTATATGGTTGAAAAGCTTGGCATAGACAAGAGTAAGATAACCAACTTGTCCAATCTACTCTACAAGAACTATGGGACAACAATGGCAGGTCTTAAG GCAATTGGCTATGACTTTGACTATGATGAATACCACAG CTTTGTTCATGGGAGGCTCCCTTATGAGAATCTAAGACCAGACCCTGTTCTGAGAAGTCTTCTGCTTAGCTTGCCTATTCGGAAAGTC ATTTTCACAAATGGAGACAGAGTCCATGCTGCCAAAGTCCTCAGTAGACTTGGCCTGGAAGACTGTTTTGAGGGGATAATCAGCTTTGAGACTCTAAATCCCATTCACAAGAACACCATATctgatgatgaagatgacatTGAGTTTCTAGGGTCAACATTAGCTTCTACTACTCCCACTAGTAGGACTGAAATATTCGACATTATTGGACATTTTTCGCAACCTAATCCCGGGTCTGGATTACCAAAGACCCCAATTCTCTGCAAACCATCAGAAGATGCCATCGAACGAGCTCTCAGAATAGCCAACATTAACCCCCAGAGAACA CTATTCTTTGAGGATAGTGTCCGCAATGTACAGTCTGGAAAGCGTGTAGGCCTCCATACTGTGCTG GTTGGCACTTCACAGAGAACTAAAGGAGCAGATTATTCATTAGAAAGCATCCATAACATCAGGGAAGCATTGCCAGAACTTTGGGAAGGTGACAAGATCTCTGAAGTAAGTTACTCCGGCAAGGTTCCTGTGGAGACATCTGTGACAGCTTAG
- the LOC127790567 gene encoding LOW QUALITY PROTEIN: uncharacterized protein At5g02240-like (The sequence of the model RefSeq protein was modified relative to this genomic sequence to represent the inferred CDS: inserted 1 base in 1 codon), which translates to MGHTSPSLMATATRVPPVPLASPPISGQQRQLPSYCFLAKSLLVPAFQRTSALVTSSSPFPWKSRIEKRVYVVPVAMANSNPSTALVSGAGGRTGQIIYRKLKERSDTYVARGLVRTEESKGRIGGADDVFIGDIRHFDTIVPAIQGIDALIILTSAVPKMKPGFDPSKGERPEFYFEDGAYPEQVDWIGQKNQIDAAKAAGVKHVVLVGSMGGTDPNHPLNSIGNGNILIWKRKAEQYLADSGIPYTIIRAGGLQDKEGGVXELLVGKDDELFQTGMRTIARADVAEVCIQALQFEEAKFKAFDLTSKPEGTGTPTKDFKALFSLVTTRF; encoded by the exons ATGGGACATACTAGCCCCTCTTTAATGGCCACCGCGACACGTGTCCCGCCGGTACCCTTAGCTTCTCCTCCAATTTCAGGCCAACAACGTCAACTTCCGAGCTACTGCTTCTTGGCGAAGTCCCTCCTCGTACCGGCATTTCAAAGAACTTCAGCTCTTGTTACGTCTTCATCGCCGTTTCCTTGGAAGTCAAGAATTGAAAAGAGGGTTTACGTGGTTCCAGTGGCGATGGCGAACTCGAACCCAAGCACAGCCCTTGTTTCGGGGGCTGGAGGAAGAACTG GACAAATTATTTATAGGAAGTTGAAGGAGAGGTCAGATACTTATGTTGCCAGAGGCTTGGTCAGGACAGAGGAGAGCAAGGGGAGAATTGGAGGTGCAGATGATGTTTTTATTGGAGATATAAGGCATTTTGACACCATTGTTCCTGCAATCCAAGGTATTGATGCTCTTATAATTCTCACTAGTGCCGTGCCAAAAATGAAGCCGGGGTTTGATCCAAGTAAAGGTGAGAGGCCCGAGTTCTATTTTGAAGATGGAGCATATCCTGAGCAG GTTGACTGGATTGGGCAGAAGAATCAAATAGATGCTG CTAAAGCTGCAGGAGTGAAGCATGTTGTGCTTGTTGGTTCGATGGGAGGAACGGACCCTAACCACCCATTAAACAGCATTGGAAATGGGAATATTTTG ATCTGGAAGAGAAAGGCTGAACAGTATCTGGCTGACTCGGGAATCCCATACACAATTATAAG AGCTGGAGGCTTGCAAGACAAAGAAGGCGGTG CGGAACTACTTGTTGGGAAGGATGATGAGCTTTTCCAGACAGGCATGAGGACTATTGCTAGGGCTGATGTTGCAGAAGTCTGCATTCAG GCCCTACAGTTTGAGGAGGCCAAATTTAAGGCATTTGATCTTACCTCAAAGCCTGAGGGAACTGGCACACCAACAAAGGATTTCAAGGCCCTCTTTTCCCTGGTCACAACTCGTTTTTGA
- the LOC127790566 gene encoding scarecrow-like protein 9 — translation MDPEVGRVGGSMKGMPLGEQSVSHLSSRNLVKGSRYGSTFANGNGGVEYLGNDPSLSNAIAASSSVVTSEEDSHEDCDFSDAVLSYINQMLMEEDMEDKTCMLQESLDLQAAEKSFYEVLGKKYPPSPDQNSTSVHQNSDHDEYCTRSNSDYLLNPSYSAAKNLALYTPYLSVSSSNNGSNVIDGFLEAPSPFHVADFQSESQSIWQFRKGVEEAQKFLPSSEGLLINFERNGLSPQERKIETGDVSVKVEKKEEGEHLPRGRKNPHMEVIDLEEEDERSSKQPAVYPEITLRSEMFDTVLLHSMGEGKAALAAYRKVLKNGTSKNMKHDGQSRGPNSGKGQGKKQNSKKEVVDLRTLLIHCAQAVAAADPRNAYELLKQIRLHSSPFGDGNQRLAHYFANGLEARLAGTGSQIYKAFVNRRRSASDYLKAYHLYLASCPFRKISNFVSNKTIMIKAKDALRIHIVDFGILYGFQWPTFFQRISARVGGPPKIRITGIGFPQPGFRPAAGVEETGYRLTDYAKYFNVPFEYNAIAKKWDSIKIEDLKIKKDEFVVVSCLYAAKNLHDETVLVNSPRIMVLNLIRRINPDIFIHGIVNGAFGAPFFVTRFREVLFHFSALFDMLETNVPREHHERMLIEREIFGKEALNVIACEGWERVERPETYKQWQVRSLRAGFMQLPFEREIMRGATEKVRSSYHKDFLIDEDSQWLLQGWKGRIIYALSCWKPI, via the coding sequence ATGGATCCTGAAGTTGGGAGGGTTGGGGGATCCATGAAAGGGATGCCATTGGGAGAACAATCCGTGTCCCATTTATCGAGTCGGAATCTAGTGAAAGGATCCAGGTATGGTAGCACCTTCGCAAATGGCAATGGAGGAGTCGAATACCTTGGGAATGATCCGTCTCTGAGCAATGCAATTGCAGCTTCGAGTTCGGTTGTCACTTCGGAGGAAGATTCTCACGAGGACTGCGATTTCTCTGATGCGGTTTTGAGCTATATAAATCAGATGCTTATGGAAGAAGATATGGAAGACAAAACTTGCATGCTTCAAGAATCTCTGGATCTTCAAGCCGCAGAGAAGTCATTCTATGAGGTTCTTGGCAAGAAGTACCCGCCTTCTCCTGATCAAAACTCAACTTCTGTCCACCAAAACAGCGATCATGACGAGTATTGCACCAGAAGTAATAGTGATTACTTGCTCAATCCGAGCTATTCAGCTGCGAAAAATCTTGCTCTATATACTCCTTACTTGTCAGTTAGCTCATCAAATAATGGCAGCAATGTTATTGATGGGTTCTTGGAGGCTCCCAGCCCCTTTCATGTTGCTGATTTTCAGAGCGAAAGCCAATCTATTTGGCAGTTCAGGAAGGGGGTTGAAGAAGCACAAAAGTTTCTGCCAAGCAGTGAAGGGCTGTTGATTAATTTTGAGAGAAATGGGCTGTCTCCTCAGGAACGAAAGATAGAAACTGGTGATGTGTCTGTTAAggtggagaagaaagaagagggagagCACTTGCCTAGGGGGAGGAAGAATCCGCACATGGAGGTTatagatttagaagaagaagacgagagAAGCAGCAAGCAACCGGCTGTTTATCCAGAAATCACTCTGCGGTCAGAGATGTTTGATACAGTCTTGCTGCATAGCATGGGGGAAGGTAAGGCTGCCTTGGCAGCTTATCGCAAAGTTTTGAAGAATGGAACGAGCAAAAATATGAAGCATGATGGGCAATCGAGAGGGCCTAATAGTGGAAAGGGCCAGGGAAAGAAACAGAATAGCAAAAAGGAAGTAGTAGACTTGAGAACTCTCTTGATTCATTGTGCACAAGCTGTTGCTGCTGCTGATCCCAGGAATGCATACGAGTTGCTGAAACAAATCAGGCTGCATTCTTCTCCTTTTGGAGATGGAAATCAAAGGCTGGCTCATTACTTTGCCAATGGTCTTGAGGCACGCTTGGCTGGCACTGGTAGCCAGATTTATAAAGCCTTCGTCAATAGAAGAAGATCTGCTTCTGATTACCTGAAAGCTTACCATCTGTATCTTGCATCATGTCCATTCaggaaaatttcaaattttgtttcAAACAAGACAATTATGATAAAGGCAAAGGACGCATTGAGGATCCACATTGTAGATTTCGGTATACTATATGGTTTCCAGTGGCCCACCTTTTTTCAACGTATCTCAGCAAGAGTGGGAGGACCTCCGAAGATTCGGATTACTGGGATAGGATTTCCCCAACCTGGTTTCCGTCCGGCAGCAGGAGTTGAGGAGACAGGATATCGTTTGACCGATTATGCCAAGTATTTTAATGTCCCATTTGAGTACAATGCCATAGCAAAGAAATGGGATAGCATCAAGATTGAGGATCTGAAGATCAAGAAGGATGAGTTTGTTGTAGTTAGTTGTTTGTACGCGGCCAAGAATTTACACGATGAGACCGTGCTGGTGAACAGTCCTAGAATTATGGTTCTTAATCTAATTCGAAGGATCAATCCTGATATTTTCATCCATGGGATTGTTAATGGGGCTTTTGGTGCCCCTTTCTTTGTCACCCGGTTCCGGGAGGTTCTGTTCCATTTCTCAGCACTGTTTGATATGCTTGAAACAAATGTACCTCGAGAGCACCATGAGAGGATGCTCATTGAGAGGGAGATCTTTGGGAAGGAAGCTCTGAATGTTATAGCTTGTGAGGGCTGGGAGAGAGTTGAGAGGCCAGAGACATATAAGCAATGGCAAGTCCGTAGCCTGAGGGCAGGTTTCATGCAGCTCCCTTTTGAACGGGAGATCATGAGAGGGGCAACAGAAAAGGTAAGGTCTAGCTACCACAAGGATTTTCTGATCGATGAAGACAGCCAGTGGCTGCTGCAGGGATGGAAAGGGCGAATCATTTATGCACTCTCTTGTTGGAAACCTATTTAG